Proteins co-encoded in one Oceanidesulfovibrio indonesiensis genomic window:
- a CDS encoding radical SAM protein, with protein MSLLKRFVSLPFARTGPTGPRLDVVQVGVTTRCNAACVYCPRTVYARQWVNKDIDPALFRDMLPALAEAKQVHLQGWGEPFLHPHLIDFIRQAKEAGLRVSTTTNAAKVEPKLLEAAVDAGLDDLGVSLAGVTAEENDAVRTGAPFENVAHTVALVREINRKQDGRTTTLHIAYLLLDSHKEQVSRLPALMSKLGVDEGVISALGYVPSWRLEHEESMLPQNNEQARSSRAFRRSMFRLSMAAAFQGINLYYQLPRPRRRRLCPENVHSTMVVDADGHVSPCVMGRMPVKGNCYHWYAGEERLFIPIEFDQLKSDPAGQLKAAATGAERKAFLSSFGRTPAPSCLQCVKLHMSSD; from the coding sequence ATGTCCCTGCTCAAACGATTCGTCTCCCTGCCCTTTGCCCGCACAGGGCCGACCGGACCACGGCTCGACGTCGTCCAGGTTGGGGTGACGACGCGCTGCAACGCCGCCTGCGTGTACTGCCCGCGCACGGTGTACGCAAGGCAGTGGGTGAACAAGGACATCGACCCGGCCCTGTTCCGGGACATGCTCCCGGCTCTGGCCGAAGCAAAGCAGGTTCATCTGCAAGGATGGGGCGAGCCCTTCCTGCATCCCCACCTCATCGACTTCATCCGCCAGGCCAAAGAAGCCGGGCTGCGCGTGTCCACCACCACGAACGCCGCGAAGGTCGAACCAAAGCTCCTTGAAGCGGCTGTGGACGCCGGTTTGGACGACCTGGGAGTTTCCCTGGCCGGCGTCACCGCCGAGGAAAACGATGCCGTCCGCACGGGGGCGCCCTTTGAGAATGTCGCGCACACGGTCGCGCTCGTTCGCGAAATCAACCGCAAGCAAGACGGCCGGACAACCACATTGCACATCGCTTACCTGCTGCTCGATTCCCACAAGGAGCAGGTCTCCCGGCTTCCCGCGCTCATGTCGAAGCTCGGCGTGGACGAGGGCGTGATAAGCGCGCTGGGCTACGTGCCGTCCTGGCGACTGGAGCACGAGGAGTCGATGCTGCCGCAGAACAATGAGCAGGCCAGGTCGAGCCGGGCGTTTCGGCGCTCCATGTTCAGGCTGTCCATGGCCGCCGCCTTCCAGGGAATCAACCTTTACTATCAACTGCCGCGGCCCAGACGCAGACGGCTTTGCCCGGAGAACGTGCACAGCACCATGGTTGTCGATGCCGACGGCCACGTCTCCCCATGCGTAATGGGCCGCATGCCGGTCAAAGGCAACTGCTACCACTGGTATGCCGGCGAGGAACGTCTTTTCATCCCTATAGAGTTCGACCAGCTCAAAAGCGACCCCGCCGGTCAGCTCAAGGCAGCCGCTACCGGCGCCGAGCGCAAAGCCTTCCTCAGCTCCTTTGGCAGAACTCCCGCCCCATCCTGCCTCCAGTGCGTGAAGCTGCATATGTCGTCCGATTGA
- a CDS encoding sensor domain-containing diguanylate cyclase, with protein sequence MLHLATFSARLRAFMLLLGLLPVVLGIIGFSLFSRDRIIADAHGRIAETIGFQKRLVEDWFHEQSNNMDFLARQYVVRRQDEDGITALFLDFMATHPEVSGLVYVGPDGLTRVDPGNETGIDISDREYFLAARQGKKHVSEVLIGRQSGKALVIISSPVKDIGGRFGGVVFTVLPVNTLDSWLEDLRPGPHGESFLIGEGNVLLTDMGRQSELSRLDRIAGEALGAMVRAAENGKPYTGIRGGKTVVGATTTLKDGNWRIISEMPLEAVLSGVVGYTRLFALACLAALLIVAPAGWLLVRTMVRPLHMLSGYARDVREGWVDDACPYLDRGAPKEIIDLHGAFCSMVHRLEENTETLRRVAVTDQLTGLANRRRLEEEGIRLVDACIRAGTPCAALLIDIDHFKQVNDTYGHAMGDHALEHVARIIEGCCRGSDLPARYGGEEFAVIAPNADAAQARTLAERIRRTVEQSPVDNDGMPLELTVSVGVAQYSKAHGRGLSRLEDVLGKADSALYNAKESGRNRVCLFPQPDGA encoded by the coding sequence ATGCTCCATCTCGCGACTTTTTCCGCCCGGCTCCGGGCCTTCATGCTCCTGCTGGGCCTTTTGCCTGTCGTTCTGGGCATCATCGGCTTTTCGTTGTTCAGCCGCGACCGGATCATAGCCGACGCGCATGGCCGAATAGCCGAGACCATCGGGTTCCAGAAACGGCTCGTCGAGGATTGGTTCCATGAACAATCCAACAACATGGATTTCCTCGCAAGGCAATATGTGGTGCGCCGGCAGGATGAAGACGGCATCACGGCGCTGTTTCTGGACTTCATGGCGACCCATCCGGAGGTGAGCGGACTCGTGTATGTCGGGCCGGACGGCTTGACCCGGGTCGACCCTGGCAACGAAACAGGCATCGACATCTCGGACCGTGAATATTTCCTTGCAGCCAGGCAGGGGAAAAAACACGTATCGGAAGTGCTCATCGGCCGGCAGAGCGGCAAGGCCCTCGTTATAATATCGTCGCCGGTCAAGGACATCGGCGGCAGGTTCGGCGGCGTGGTGTTCACCGTGCTGCCCGTGAACACCCTGGACTCCTGGCTGGAAGATTTACGTCCCGGTCCGCATGGTGAAAGTTTCCTGATAGGCGAAGGCAATGTCCTGCTCACCGATATGGGAAGGCAGAGCGAGTTGTCCAGACTCGACAGAATTGCCGGGGAAGCGCTTGGCGCCATGGTCCGGGCAGCGGAAAATGGAAAACCATACACCGGCATCCGGGGCGGAAAAACCGTGGTGGGGGCGACCACTACGCTGAAAGACGGCAACTGGCGCATCATCTCGGAAATGCCTCTGGAAGCCGTGCTTTCCGGAGTGGTCGGCTACACCAGGCTATTCGCCCTGGCTTGTCTGGCGGCGCTGCTCATAGTGGCGCCAGCCGGCTGGCTGCTTGTACGCACCATGGTCAGGCCGTTGCACATGCTGTCGGGATACGCCAGGGACGTCCGCGAAGGCTGGGTGGATGATGCGTGCCCGTATCTGGACAGAGGGGCGCCCAAAGAAATCATCGACCTGCACGGAGCGTTTTGCTCCATGGTCCATCGGCTTGAGGAGAACACGGAGACGTTGCGGCGCGTCGCCGTGACCGACCAGCTTACCGGACTGGCCAACCGGCGCAGGCTGGAGGAGGAAGGGATACGCCTTGTCGATGCCTGCATCCGCGCCGGGACGCCCTGCGCCGCCTTGCTTATCGATATCGATCACTTCAAGCAGGTCAACGATACGTACGGCCACGCCATGGGCGATCATGCGCTAGAGCACGTGGCCCGTATAATCGAGGGATGCTGCCGCGGCTCCGATCTGCCGGCGCGCTACGGCGGAGAAGAGTTCGCTGTCATCGCTCCGAATGCGGATGCGGCCCAGGCGCGGACCCTGGCCGAGCGCATCCGGAGAACGGTCGAGCAATCGCCTGTGGACAACGACGGCATGCCTCTCGAACTCACCGTGAGTGTGGGCGTTGCGCAATATTCGAAAGCGCACGGCCGGGGCCTCTCCCGGCTGGAGGACGTGCTGGGCAAGGCGGATTCCGCGCTCTACAACGCCAAGGAAAGCGGACGGAACAGGGTCTGTCTGTTCCCGCAACCGGACGGTGCGTGA
- a CDS encoding diacylglycerol kinase, translating to MRKLLKSAWFAWSGIRHAYAHERNMRIHTAILGVVLCAAFLLGVSRVELAVILAVSALVLCLELANTAVESLADALKPDRDPRIGVVKDCMAGAVMLAACFAVAIGVVILLPKILHLLGF from the coding sequence ATGCGCAAACTTCTGAAAAGCGCCTGGTTCGCCTGGTCCGGCATTCGCCACGCCTACGCGCACGAGCGCAATATGCGCATCCATACCGCGATACTCGGCGTGGTCCTGTGTGCGGCGTTTCTGCTCGGGGTCTCGCGGGTAGAGCTTGCGGTCATCCTCGCCGTCTCCGCACTGGTGCTTTGCCTGGAGCTCGCGAACACGGCCGTGGAGAGTCTGGCCGACGCCTTGAAGCCGGACCGCGATCCGCGCATAGGCGTCGTCAAGGACTGCATGGCCGGCGCCGTCATGCTGGCGGCGTGCTTTGCCGTAGCCATCGGCGTGGTCATCCTCCTGCCGAAGATCCTTCACTTGCTCGGCTTCTGA
- a CDS encoding carboxymuconolactone decarboxylase family protein, whose amino-acid sequence MERQVELYERIHVLFRRYLDEMPGMEDAYNAMASEAYKGGALDSKTKRLMAMTAAVVAGCRGCILFQAKHALDQGASAEEVLESCAVAISLGGTMAAAETTRVVEYLEETGALKPS is encoded by the coding sequence ATGGAACGACAAGTGGAATTGTATGAACGTATTCACGTCCTGTTCAGGCGATACCTCGATGAAATGCCGGGTATGGAGGACGCCTACAACGCCATGGCGAGCGAGGCCTACAAAGGCGGGGCGCTGGACTCCAAGACCAAGCGTCTCATGGCCATGACCGCGGCGGTGGTGGCCGGATGCCGGGGATGCATCCTGTTCCAGGCAAAGCACGCTCTGGACCAGGGGGCGAGCGCCGAGGAGGTGCTGGAGTCGTGCGCGGTGGCCATCAGCCTGGGCGGCACCATGGCCGCGGCCGAGACCACCCGCGTGGTGGAGTACCTGGAGGAAACGGGAGCCCTGAAGCCGAGCTGA
- a CDS encoding FlxA-like family protein, with product MRIDTNIDPAMIVRTGASSQPAVDKAAGSGEDVVRISEQAKELSKERAKNLDGALQNAGKSDEGDESSSEVRIRELEKRIKELQEQIRELEKSDMPEKQKQQRVQALRQELTILQEELGKLKSGNSMTSAGAPNGTPAAGFPSSLT from the coding sequence ATGCGCATAGACACGAACATCGATCCGGCCATGATAGTCCGCACAGGCGCGTCTTCTCAGCCTGCCGTAGATAAAGCGGCCGGCTCCGGCGAGGATGTCGTCCGCATCTCGGAACAGGCCAAAGAGCTTTCGAAAGAACGCGCCAAGAATCTCGACGGCGCGTTGCAGAACGCCGGCAAGTCCGATGAGGGCGACGAGTCTTCATCCGAGGTCCGCATCCGTGAATTGGAAAAGCGGATCAAGGAGTTGCAGGAGCAGATCCGCGAGCTCGAAAAGAGCGACATGCCCGAAAAGCAGAAGCAACAGCGTGTCCAGGCGCTCCGGCAGGAACTGACCATCCTGCAGGAGGAGCTCGGCAAGCTCAAAAGCGGCAACAGCATGACCTCCGCAGGCGCGCCAAACGGCACGCCCGCAGCAGGCTTCCCCAGCAGCCTCACCTGA
- a CDS encoding DUF4870 family protein: MDQTSQPPSIEYERSLRNVTFLIYALYALSFFAGISLLIGLVVAYVKRPDAASTIYYSHMSYLIRTFWWTLGLSAIGMLTVFIGLGVLILLGVYVYLVVRLVIGFVKLWDRRPV, encoded by the coding sequence ATGGACCAAACGTCTCAGCCGCCTTCGATCGAGTACGAGCGCTCGCTGCGCAACGTCACGTTTCTCATCTATGCGCTGTACGCACTGAGCTTCTTCGCCGGCATCTCCCTGCTCATCGGCCTGGTGGTGGCGTACGTCAAACGCCCGGACGCGGCGAGCACCATATACTACAGCCACATGTCCTACCTCATCCGCACGTTCTGGTGGACGCTCGGCCTTTCCGCCATAGGCATGCTCACCGTGTTCATCGGCCTGGGCGTCCTTATTCTGCTGGGCGTCTACGTGTACCTCGTGGTTCGGCTCGTCATCGGCTTCGTCAAGCTCTGGGACCGCCGGCCTGTCTGA